The Bartonella sp. HY328 genome contains the following window.
AAAATGATAAATGGCACATCACCGTGCAACGTGAAGGACAAAGACAGGAACGCCATTTGACCGCAAGTTTTTTGGTAAATATGGCCGGAGCTTGGATGGATAGTATATTGAGCGACGTTGCAAATATAAAGAACCATTCGCCTATAAGGCTTGTGCAAGGCTCTCATATTGTTGTACCGCGCCTATATCAACATGATCAAGCTTATATGTTTCAAAATGCCGATAAACGCGTCCTTTTTGCAATACCCTTTCAGCAAGATTTCACCCTTATCGGCACAACCGATATAGATTATCACGGTGATCCTAGTAGAGTAAAAATTACACCTCACGAGATAGATTATTTATGTGCCGCATCAAACGAATATTTCATGCAGCAAATTGATCCAGAAAAGGTAATCTGGTCCTTTTCTGGAATTAGAGCTTTATATGATAGCGGAGAAAAAAATGCTCAGGAAACTAGCCGCGATTATCTTTTAAAACTTGCCGATGTCAAACTACCGCTCCTAACTTTATATGGCGGCAAAATGACGACTTTTCGCAAGCTTGCCGAAGATGCGATGGTGTTTATTGAAAAACATCTTGGAAAACGCAAAAGAAAATGGACTGCGAATGTTTGTTTACCAGGCGGAGATTTCCCCCATGGTGATTTTGATGGCTTAGAAAAAACTATAGCTAAAATGTTGCCGACGTTGGACGCTTTTACCATTCACCGTTTGACAAGTGGCTACGGGACTGATGTTTTCCATATTTTTAACAAGGAAAATAATAGTTTTGGCCATGATTTTGGTCATGGATTATTTGAGGTTGAAGTAGAGTGGCTAATCGCACAAGAATGGGCAAAAACCGCCAACGATATTTTATGGCGACGCACCAAGTTGGGCCTACGTTTTAATGATCAACAACGTGAAGCATTGGAAAATTATCTATCTGATCGTTTAGCCTCATAGGCTAAGTAATTAAATCATAGTGATATTTAAGCCAGAACGATCAAAAAGCCTCTTACAAAATTAATTGTAAGAGGCTTAATTTTAAATTAACTCGTCTTCACAAGTTTAGCGTTTATCAACAGCAACATAATCGCGTTCTGCTGCGCCCGTATATAACTGACGTGGACGGCCAATTTTTTGTGCTGGATCTTCAATCATTTCCATCCATTGCGCAACCCAGCCAACACTGCGAGCTAATGCAAATAGAACCGTAAACATATTGGTTGGGAAGCCGAGAGCCTTCAAAGTAATACCTGAATAAAAGTCAACATTGGGATAAAGCTTCTTTTCAACAAAATATGGATCATGCAGCGCGATTTTTTCAAGTTCCATAGCAATGTCAAGAAGTGGATCATCTTTAATGCCAAGTTCTGTAAGCACTTCGTGGCATGTTTGCTGCATGATGCGAGCACGAGGATCATAATTCTTATAAACACGATGACCAAAGCCCATAAGGCGGAACGGATCATCTTTATCTTTAGCGCGCGCAATAAATTCAGGGATACGATCTACAGAGCCAATTTCTTCAAGCATTTTCAAGCAAGCTTCATTGGCACCACCATGTGCAGGGCCCCAAAGGCAAGCAACGCCTGCAGCAATACAAGCAAATGGATTCGCACCCGAAGAACCAGCCAAACGCACTGTAGATGTTGAAGCATTTTGCTCATGATCGGCATGGAGCGTGAAAATACGATCCATAGCGCGGCCTAGTATGGGGTTAACCACATACTCCTCACAAGGCACAGCAAAGCACATATGAAGGAAGTTTGATGCGTAATCAAGCGAATTGCGTGGATAGACAAAAGGCTGGCCTATTGAATATTTATAAGCCATGGCAGCAAGGGTTGGCACTTTCGCAACAAGGCGGATTGACGCCACCATGCGTTGATGTGGATCAGTGATATCAATTGAATCGTGGTAGAAT
Protein-coding sequences here:
- the gltA gene encoding citrate synthase produces the protein MSDNSAHIMVEGKSIELPVRKGTLGPDVIEIAPLYKETGTFTYDPGFTSTASCESKITYIDGDAGVLLYRGYPIEQLAEQGDFLETCYLLLYGELPTAAQKADFDYRVQHHNMMHEQFARFFQGFRRDSHPMAVMVACLGAMSAFYHDSIDITDPHQRMVASIRLVAKVPTLAAMAYKYSIGQPFVYPRNSLDYASNFLHMCFAVPCEEYVVNPILGRAMDRIFTLHADHEQNASTSTVRLAGSSGANPFACIAAGVACLWGPAHGGANEACLKMLEEIGSVDRIPEFIARAKDKDDPFRLMGFGHRVYKNYDPRARIMQQTCHEVLTELGIKDDPLLDIAMELEKIALHDPYFVEKKLYPNVDFYSGITLKALGFPTNMFTVLFALARSVGWVAQWMEMIEDPAQKIGRPRQLYTGAAERDYVAVDKR
- the glpD gene encoding glycerol-3-phosphate dehydrogenase → MIKHFDVFIIGGGINGCGLARDAAGRGFSVCLAEMNDLASGASSASTKLIHGGLRYLEQGAFNLVRDGLKERETIWKIAPHIVQPLQFLLPHHSNIRPKWLLNMGMFIYGRLAGRSELHHARSVNLADLAQNPLKPNYDKGFEYYDTQVDDARLAILNARHAQQLGADICVRSKVIAVKIENDKWHITVQREGQRQERHLTASFLVNMAGAWMDSILSDVANIKNHSPIRLVQGSHIVVPRLYQHDQAYMFQNADKRVLFAIPFQQDFTLIGTTDIDYHGDPSRVKITPHEIDYLCAASNEYFMQQIDPEKVIWSFSGIRALYDSGEKNAQETSRDYLLKLADVKLPLLTLYGGKMTTFRKLAEDAMVFIEKHLGKRKRKWTANVCLPGGDFPHGDFDGLEKTIAKMLPTLDAFTIHRLTSGYGTDVFHIFNKENNSFGHDFGHGLFEVEVEWLIAQEWAKTANDILWRRTKLGLRFNDQQREALENYLSDRLAS